Proteins encoded within one genomic window of Triticum aestivum cultivar Chinese Spring chromosome 2D, IWGSC CS RefSeq v2.1, whole genome shotgun sequence:
- the LOC123050260 gene encoding FBD-associated F-box protein At1g60410-like, with protein sequence MESPPPKRNAGHVGEDGISALPDHLLLDILERLHLREAVRAGALSTRWRHLPSHLSLVHLDAGHFRGATSLQVMDAFTGAARALLTRVPPAEGVCESGALKVLVLSFYTSSPHLTSLALAVGSGTSA encoded by the coding sequence ATGGAGTCGCCGCCGCCCAAGCGCAACGCCGGCCACGTCGGCGAGGACGGAATCAGCGCCCTccccgaccacctcctcctcgacaTCCTCGAGCGCCTCCACCTGCGCGAGGCGGTCCGCGCCGGCGCGCTCTCCACGCGGTGGCGGCACCTCCCCAGCCACCTCTCGCTCGTGCACCTCGACGCCGGTCACTTCCGCGGCGCCACATCGCTCCAGGTCATGGACGCGTTCACGGGCGCGGCGCGGGCCTTGCTCACTCGGGTGCCTCCCGCCGAGGGAGTGTGCGAGAGTGGTGCCCTCAAGGTGCTCGTCCTCAGCTTCTACACGTCTTCCCCTCACCTGACCTCATTAGCACTTGCAGTAGGCTCAGGCACCTCAGCTTGA